The following coding sequences are from one Paenarthrobacter ureafaciens window:
- a CDS encoding DUF3151 domain-containing protein: MSDEFRKNLMGPEPTLLPAETDVYQHLALGKEALDLVARNPTSSLLWAILAEEAWDEGRTIESYAFARVGYHRGLDALRRNGWRGVGPIPWEHEPNQGFLRALYALGRAAAAIGEADEPERIEKFLNDSDPNAKAALEAR; the protein is encoded by the coding sequence ATGTCCGACGAATTCCGCAAGAACCTGATGGGGCCGGAGCCTACCCTCCTGCCCGCCGAAACCGACGTGTACCAGCACCTCGCCCTCGGCAAGGAAGCGTTGGACCTGGTTGCCCGGAATCCGACGTCCTCCCTGTTGTGGGCCATCCTCGCCGAGGAAGCATGGGATGAAGGCCGGACCATCGAGTCCTACGCGTTCGCCCGTGTCGGTTACCACCGCGGGCTGGATGCCCTGCGCCGCAACGGTTGGCGTGGAGTAGGCCCTATCCCGTGGGAGCACGAGCCCAACCAGGGTTTCCTGCGCGCACTGTACGCGCTGGGCCGGGCGGCTGCCGCAATTGGCGAGGCTGACGAGCCGGAGCGGATCGAGAAGTTCCTGAACGACTCGGACCCGAACGCGAAAGCGGCTTTGGAAGCCCGCTAA